The following are encoded in a window of Astyanax mexicanus isolate ESR-SI-001 chromosome 6, AstMex3_surface, whole genome shotgun sequence genomic DNA:
- the cnn3a gene encoding calponin-3a, which produces MTQFNKGPAYGLSAEVKSKIAQKYDLQKEEELRFWIEEVTGMPIGDNFQKGLKDGVILCELINKLQPGAIKKINHSQLNWHKLENLGNFIKAILTYGLKPNDIFEANDLFENGNMTQVQTTLLALASMAKTKGMDSKVDIGVKYADKQERHFDDEKMKAGQCVIGLQMGTNKCASQAGMTAYGTRRHLYDPKTQTDKPYDQTTISLQMGTNKGASQAGMSAPGTRRDIFDQKVAVQPLDNSTISLQMGTNKVASQKGMSVYGLGRQVYDPKYCASSGEQGVHANGSQGTGTNGSEISDSDYQAEYQEEEYQGNYHDEYSGHYNDQGIDY; this is translated from the exons ATGACTCAGTTCAACAAGGGACCAGCCTACGGATTATCAGCGGAGGTGAAAAGCAAG ATCGCACAGAAATATGATCTTCAGAAGGAGGAGGAGCTCCGCTTCTGGATTGAGGAGGTGACAGGCATGCCTATTGGAGACAACTTTCAGAAGGGCCTGAAGGACGGCGTCATTTTGTGCGA gttaataaACAAGTTGCAGCCCGGTGCCATAAAGAAAATCAACCACTCACAGTTGAACTGGCATAAG CTGGAAAACCTTGGGAATTTCATCAAAGCCATCTTAACCTATGGCTTGAAGCCCAATGACATCTTTGAAGCCAATGACCTCTTTGAAAATGGGAACATGACTCAAGTCCAAACCACACTCCTGGCTCTAGCCAGCATG gcAAAAACCAAAGGAATGGACTCAAAGGTCGACATTGGAGTGAAATACGCAGATAAGCAAGAAAGGCACTTTGATGATGAGAAGATGAAGGCTGGCCAGTGTGTTATCGGACTTCAG atgggAACTAACAAATGTGCGAGCCAGGCTGGCATGACTGCTTATGGCACCCGGAGACATCTTTATGACCCTAAGACACAAACAGACAAGCCTTATGATCAGACCACAATCAGCCTGCAGATGGGGACTAACAAAGGAGCCAGCCAG GCTGGTATGTCTGCCCCAGGCACCAGACGAGACATCTTTGATCAGAAGGTTGCAGTGCAGCCGTTGGACAACTCCACCATCTCCCTGCAGATGGGCACCAACAAAGTAGCCTCCCAGAAGGGCATGAGCGTCTACGGGCTGGGAAGACAAGTCTACGACCCCAAGTACTGCGCCAGCTCCGGAGAGCAGGGCGTCCATGCCAACGGCAGCCAGGGCACAGGCACGAATGGCTCTGAGATCAGCGACAGTGACTATCAGGCAGAGTACCAGGAAGAGGAGTACCAGGGTAACTACCATGATGAATACAGCGGCCACTACAATGACCAGGGCATCGACTACTAG